One Bacillota bacterium genomic window, CAAGGATATTGCGGCTGTTACGAAAGTTCTTATCGCAAGATCCTTCACTTCGTTCAGGATGGACAATAAGGGGCTTTTTCGGCTATCTCGGACGCTTGGACGGTTCCTGTGGTAGGCTCGGTTGGTAAGCAAACATCCGGGGAGCTCTCAGTGAATGAGCTGAGGGCTCCCCGGATATTGTTTTGCTGGGCACTAGCATTTTGGGAGGAATAATTGCCGCTGGAGCGAACTAAATGATAGGGAGTGGACCGAGTGGACCGAGGGTACTAGGCCGAGCGAGGTTGCATTGGGACTGATCGAAGGTATGAAGAGAAGCTCATTTAAAATAGAGAGGCAGAGATAAGAAATGAAACGTTTGCTTGAAGCGATCTTAAAGCTGGTTCAGGGACTGTCTGAAGCAGTTTTACGTTTCCCTTGGACGGTATTGTGTTTACTTTGTACCACGGCCTTGACCTGCTACATGATTTCTCTACATAGGAGCCCCGATTTGATTATCCAGAAGCTGATGTTTGTCTTTTTGTTAGGTTCTTTCATCGGGGTTACGGCCCAGTTTGCTTGTGAACGTTTCCGGCGGCTGGGCGGCCTGCGCTGGGCTGTCTATGCCTTGGCCGTGCTCCTTACCGGAAGTTATTATTTGATCATTGCCCCGGTACCGGCGATAGATTATGGGGTAGGCGCCCGGACAATGGTGGCGGTATTCTCCATGTTTTGCATTTTTATCTGGCTGCCTTCGGCGGGGGGTAAATTTGATTTCAATAGCGTGGCCCTGGTTCATTTTAAATCGGCCTTCACGGCTATTCTTTACGCCGGTGTGCTTACGGCCGGCTTGGCCTCGATTATCGCGGCGGTGGATATCCTGCTGTTTAATGTAGACAGTAATTATTATGGCTACATGATGGCCATAGTGTGGATTCTTTTTGCCACAACCTATTATCTGTCGCTGTTGCCACGCTTTAATTCCAAGGCGAAAGCAGACCGGGATTATGCCCGAGAGGTAAGCTACCATCCTCGCTTTTTGGAGATATTGATTTCTTATATAGCCATTCCCTTGGTTGCTGCTTATACGCTGGTTCTGCTAGCCTACTTTGTCAAGATCGGGATCACCAGGAATTGGCCCTCGGGACAGTTGGGGCCGATGATTTTGGCCTATTCTATTGCCGGGCTAGTTATCTATGTTTTGGCCAGTAGGCTAAAGAACCGTTTTGCCGTCCTCTATCAAAAGATCTTCCCAAAGGTATTGATCCCGATTGTAATAATGCAGCTGGTTTCAGTGTATATCCGACTGCAGGCTTATGGTATTACCGAATCCCGCTACTATGTGGCTCTG contains:
- a CDS encoding DUF4153 domain-containing protein, with the translated sequence MKRLLEAILKLVQGLSEAVLRFPWTVLCLLCTTALTCYMISLHRSPDLIIQKLMFVFLLGSFIGVTAQFACERFRRLGGLRWAVYALAVLLTGSYYLIIAPVPAIDYGVGARTMVAVFSMFCIFIWLPSAGGKFDFNSVALVHFKSAFTAILYAGVLTAGLASIIAAVDILLFNVDSNYYGYMMAIVWILFATTYYLSLLPRFNSKAKADRDYAREVSYHPRFLEILISYIAIPLVAAYTLVLLAYFVKIGITRNWPSGQLGPMILAYSIAGLVIYVLASRLKNRFAVLYQKIFPKVLIPIVIMQLVSVYIRLQAYGITESRYYVALFGIFSIVIGMVLSFKPVKGNSLIALLAAGFAIVSVLPPVDAFTVSRNSQIARLEEYLEQGGILVDGKLKPKADADLNLRVETTSILNYLQRRNYLPEVAWLPADFEPYRDMETTLGFEPTYPHSGDLKHAFVRLDMEKPLNIEGYDVMLQAGTHRRMDTTEIQTYDLKVRGVPYQLRLEPLGAHDVRVSLRSAAGDKLVATELYEFAAAVTGSSAWPHEALAAEELTLDVTSNGYKLRIIFQHISLTYGTGKEAGADYYMYILVGAPSQENA